The Candidatus Schekmanbacteria bacterium genomic interval ATTCTTCGTCTACTGGAGCGAAAGGAAGTGTAACATTATCTATAGGTGTAGCTGAACAGATGGTAAATCAGTTAGATTTTATGACTGACTCTACAGATGGGACATTGCAGACTGGTATAAATGGATTGGAAGACTCAATTAAGAAAATTGATGAAAGTATAACACGTCAAACTAATAGCATTAATAAATATGTGGAGAGATTACAGGCGCAATTTGCTTCAATGGAAACTCTTATTTCAAGTTTAAACGCTCAAGATGCTGCTTTATCCAGTTTAATTTCAAGCTTTTAATGGAGGAATATTATAATGACTACCTTGGCAAATCAGAACAAATATAAATCAACACAGATTTCGACCGCTAGTAGCGTTAAAATAATCGTATTGTTATATGATGGCGCTATAAACTTTTTAGAACAGGGTAAAATAAAAATTAAAGAACGTGATTTTAAATTAAAGGGTGTGTATTTGTCCAAAGCTTCCAGAATAGTTGCAGAACTGAATAGTGCGTTAGATGAGAAGGTAGATAAAAAATTAGTTGAAAATCTTCAAAGCTTATATGAGTTTGTCAACTATCAGATTCTTCAAGCTAATTTAAAGAATGAAATCGTTTTTATTGATAATGCCATAAATATTTTAAAAACTATTAAAGAATCATGGGATAAGGTAATTGAACTTCAATTCACCGACAAGCAGATCATTGCAGAAAAAAGAGACAGTACAAAAATGATAACCTTAACTGTGTAAGGGTAAAAATATGGCACTTAAATTTAACCTTGTTCAGAATAAATTACAATTATATCAAAAAATTTATGATATTGCCTCAAAGGAAAGAGAAGCTGCTAATAAGAGTAACTACGGACAGATTCTCTTTTTGCAAGATTTAAGACAGAAAATATTTAATCAGATAGAGAAAATAGATGAGAGCATTAAGAATGAAAAGGTTTTTGTATCAAAACAAAATTACTTGGAA includes:
- a CDS encoding flagellar protein FliT; this translates as MALKFNLVQNKLQLYQKIYDIASKEREAANKSNYGQILFLQDLRQKIFNQIEKIDESIKNEKVFVSKQNYLEEKSPRDDDSQTKVIEIIKNILKIDEETLKVVNQQRDETLSKIEQVGNAKRQLNGYGLKKSKASGFFDDSI
- the fliS gene encoding flagellar export chaperone FliS, with the protein product MTTLANQNKYKSTQISTASSVKIIVLLYDGAINFLEQGKIKIKERDFKLKGVYLSKASRIVAELNSALDEKVDKKLVENLQSLYEFVNYQILQANLKNEIVFIDNAINILKTIKESWDKVIELQFTDKQIIAEKRDSTKMITLTV